The Budorcas taxicolor isolate Tak-1 chromosome 25, Takin1.1, whole genome shotgun sequence genome includes a region encoding these proteins:
- the PRSS23 gene encoding serine protease 23, translated as MAGTPGCPIFLLLLCAFGQVSPYSTHWKPTWPAYRLPVVLPQSTFNLAKPDFGAEAKLEVSSSCGPQCHKGTPLPTYEEAKQYLSYETLYANGSRTETQVGIYVLRSRQGQSSGKSRRKRQIYGYDSRFSIFGKDFLLNYPFSTSVKLSTGCTGTLVAEKHVLTAAHCIHDGKTYVKGTQKLRVGFLKPKFKDGGRGANNSRSSLPEKMKFQWIRVKRTHVPKGWIKGNANDIGMDYDYALLELKKPHKRKFMKIGVSPPAKQLPGGRIHFSGYDNDRPGNLVYRFCDVQDETYDLLYQQCDAQPGASGSGVYVRMWKRQQQKWERKIIGIFSGHQWVDVNGSPQDFNVAVRITPLKYAQICYWIKGNYVDCREG; from the coding sequence ATGGCGGGGACTCCAGGGTGccccatcttcctcctcctcctctgcgcTTTTGGGCAGGTGAGCCCCTACAGCACCCACTGGAAGCCCACCTGGCCGGCCTACCGCCTCCCCGTGGTCCTGCCCCAGTCCACCTTCAACTTGGCCAAGCCAGACTTTGGGGCTGAAGCCAAGCTGGAAGTGTCCTCCTCGTGTGGACCCCAGTGTCATAAGGGAACCCCGCTGCCCACTTACGAAGAAGCCAAGCAGTACCTGTCCTACGAGACCCTGTATGCCAACGGCAGCCGCACCGAGACGCAGGTGGGCATCTATGTCCTCAGAAGCCGCCAGGGGCAGTCTTCCGGGAAGTCTAGGAGGAAGCGTCAGATTTACGGCTATGACAGCAGGTTCAGCATCTTTGGGAAGGATTTCCTGCTCAACTACCCCTTCTCGACCTCCGTGAAGTTATCCACGGGCTGCACCGGCACGCTGGTGGCCGAGAAGCACGTGCTCACAGCCGCCCACTGCATCCACGACGGCAAGACCTACGTGAAAGGAACCCAGAAGCTCCGGGTGGGCTTCCTGAAGCCCAAGTTCAAAGACGGTGGTCGAGGCGCCAACAACTCACGCTCATCCCTGCCTGAgaagatgaaattccagtggatcCGGGTGAAACGCACCCACGTCCCCAAGGGTTGGATCAAGGGCAACGCCAACGACATCGGCATGGATTATGACTACGCCCTCCTGGAGCTCAAAAAGCCCCACAAGAGAAAGTTCATGAAGATCGGGGTGAGCCCGCCTGCCAAGCAGCTGCCGGGGGGCAGGATCCACTTCTCGGGTTACGACAACGACCGACCGGGGAACCTGGTGTACCGCTTCTGTGACGTCCAGGATGAGACCTATGACCTGCTCTACCAGCAGTGCGATGCCCAGCCCGGTGCCAGCGGGTCCGGGGTCTACGTGAGGATGTGGAAGAGACAGCAGCAGAAGTGGGAGCGGAAAATTATCGGCATCTTTTCTGGGCACCAGTGGGTAGATGTGAATGGTTCGCCACAGGACTTCAATGTGGCTGTTAGAATCACCCCTCTCAAATATGCCCAGATTTGCTATTGGATTAAAGGAAACTACGTGGATTGTAGGGAGGGGTGA